The Bacteroides sp. AN502(2024) DNA segment ACTTTCCCCGCCTGGTCGTACCGTTGTCCGGCGCCACCTCCAACCTGCTGAAGCTCGGCATCCAGCTGTTGCTGTTTATCGCGCTCTACCTCTACTTCTGCTTCCGGGGAGCGGCGTTGCACCCGCGCGCCGAGCTGCTGCTGTTTCCCTACCTGGTGCTGCTCATCGCCCTGTCGGCGATGTCGTGGGGACTCATTGTCTCTACGCTTACCACGAAATACCGGGACCTCAACTTTTTGATCTCCTTCGGGGTGCAGCTCTTCATGTACGCCACGCCGGTCATCTACCCGCTGAGCGCCGCCCCCGAGAAATACCGCGCGCTCATCTCCTTCAACCCGCTGACCCCGGTATTCGAGGCGTTTAAATACGGCGCTTTGGGAACCGGCTCGTTCGATTGGGGCGGATTGGCCTACAGCACGGTGTTCACGCTCGCTTCGGTGTTCATCGCCGTGGTGGTGTTCAGCAAGGCAGAGCGCAACTTCATGGATACCATTTGAAAGAAAAAGAAACAACGATTATGGACAATACAGCCATTCAGTTCGACCGCGTGGGCAAGCTCTACCGCTTGGGATTGGTAGGCACG contains these protein-coding regions:
- a CDS encoding ABC transporter permease; amino-acid sequence: MEQETKSEKTAHAGWTIEIKPRRRWYDIDLRGVWRYRDLYRMYVKRDIAVFYKQTILGPLWFLVQPMLTTVIYMFVFGGLAGISTDGMPQPLFYMAGIMLWNYFNSVFNESAEVFTKNAHVFGKVYFPRLVVPLSGATSNLLKLGIQLLLFIALYLYFCFRGAALHPRAELLLFPYLVLLIALSAMSWGLIVSTLTTKYRDLNFLISFGVQLFMYATPVIYPLSAAPEKYRALISFNPLTPVFEAFKYGALGTGSFDWGGLAYSTVFTLASVFIAVVVFSKAERNFMDTI